The uncultured Fretibacterium sp. genome includes a region encoding these proteins:
- a CDS encoding ATP phosphoribosyltransferase regulatory subunit, whose protein sequence is MDLSPDILTRGERAVLTLRQLYEGYGYRRYRIEKFEPYDLYRENRNFLNEETAITFPDSRGRLMALKPDVTMSIVKSYEPGAVPAKWHYAESVFRRGRDGNFREIRQIGIDSLGGDPLYAQAEVLLLALRSLAVFSGDFVLALGHLGLLARSLEGVPLTEAVLGCVRHRNLHDLVRLIGEERARPLAQLMRLPQEPDRALETIREVFPDRGAEEELSELETLCGILEASGLGGRLRLDFSVVQGLDYYNGLFFQGFVNGLPRPVLSGGRYDNLLEKLGKPSAAVGFAIYLAELDALFRDGPRPVDIALINECPDLRAVLGRVEAWVREGLRVRVCRSRAEAVGAASVRRIDAAGEIREEIQEEGRS, encoded by the coding sequence ATGGATTTATCCCCCGATATTCTGACCCGGGGAGAGCGCGCGGTCCTGACGCTTCGGCAGCTTTACGAGGGCTACGGCTACCGCCGCTACCGGATCGAGAAGTTCGAGCCCTATGACCTGTACCGGGAGAACAGGAATTTCCTGAACGAGGAGACGGCGATCACCTTCCCGGACTCGCGCGGACGGCTCATGGCGCTGAAGCCGGACGTTACGATGAGCATCGTCAAGAGCTACGAACCCGGCGCCGTCCCGGCGAAGTGGCATTATGCCGAGAGCGTGTTCCGCCGCGGGCGGGATGGGAACTTTCGCGAGATCCGGCAGATCGGTATAGACTCCCTGGGCGGCGATCCCCTCTACGCTCAGGCCGAGGTGCTTCTGCTCGCGCTGAGGAGCCTTGCCGTGTTCTCCGGGGACTTCGTTCTGGCGCTGGGGCATCTGGGGCTTCTCGCCCGCTCGCTCGAGGGCGTTCCCCTCACCGAGGCGGTGCTGGGCTGCGTGCGCCACAGGAACCTCCACGACCTCGTTCGCCTGATCGGGGAGGAACGGGCGCGGCCCCTGGCCCAGTTGATGCGGCTCCCGCAGGAGCCGGATCGTGCCCTCGAGACGATACGGGAGGTCTTCCCGGACCGGGGTGCGGAGGAGGAGCTGAGCGAGCTGGAAACCCTCTGCGGCATCCTCGAGGCGAGCGGCCTGGGAGGACGCCTGCGCCTCGATTTCTCCGTGGTCCAGGGGCTGGACTACTACAACGGGCTGTTCTTCCAGGGCTTCGTCAACGGCCTGCCCAGGCCCGTGCTGAGCGGCGGACGCTACGACAACCTGCTCGAGAAGCTGGGGAAGCCCTCGGCCGCCGTGGGGTTCGCCATCTACCTCGCCGAGCTCGACGCGCTGTTCCGCGACGGGCCGCGGCCCGTCGATATCGCCCTGATCAACGAGTGCCCCGACCTCCGCGCGGTCCTCGGGCGGGTGGAGGCCTGGGTGCGGGAGGGGCTGAGGGTGCGCGTCTGCCGCAGCCGCGCGGAGGCCGTGGGAGCGGCGTCGGTGCGGCGCATCGATGCGGCGGGAGAGATCCGGGAGGAGATCCAGGAGGAGGGAAGGTCATGA
- the hisG gene encoding ATP phosphoribosyltransferase: MIRLAIPKGRLSESVAELLHRGGYDCAGLRNGSRRLAFTMGDIEATLVKPSDVAVYVEHGAADIGVVGKDVLMEDEPDVFELMDLGFGACRMVVAAPAGFSDDPSRVLRVASKYPHVAGEHFARKNRAAEVIELHGSVELAPLVGLGDVIVDIVETGTTLRENGLEVLEEIAPLSARLIANRSRYHFIRTAIERLTDPWRARS, translated from the coding sequence ATGATCCGCCTGGCCATCCCCAAGGGGCGTCTGAGCGAGTCGGTCGCCGAACTGCTCCACAGGGGCGGCTACGACTGCGCCGGACTGCGGAACGGGTCGCGCAGGCTGGCCTTCACGATGGGCGACATCGAGGCGACCCTCGTCAAGCCCAGCGACGTCGCGGTCTACGTGGAGCATGGTGCGGCAGATATCGGCGTCGTCGGGAAGGACGTGCTGATGGAGGACGAGCCGGATGTCTTCGAGCTCATGGACCTCGGGTTCGGGGCCTGCCGCATGGTCGTCGCGGCCCCGGCCGGGTTCTCCGACGACCCCTCGCGGGTCCTGCGCGTGGCCAGTAAATATCCCCATGTGGCGGGGGAGCATTTTGCCCGGAAGAACCGGGCGGCGGAGGTCATCGAGCTGCACGGGAGCGTCGAGCTGGCTCCGCTCGTCGGTCTCGGCGACGTCATCGTGGACATCGTCGAGACCGGGACGACGCTTCGGGAGAACGGGCTCGAGGTGCTGGAGGAGATCGCGCCCCTGAGCGCCCGCCTGATCGCCAACCGCTCCCGCTATCATTTCATCCGGACGGCAATAGAGCGCCTGACGGATCCCTGGAGGGCAAGATCATGA
- a CDS encoding histidinol-phosphate transaminase encodes MTRHFLDPKLAGLVRYVPGEVPRDGRPVIKLNTNENPFPPSPAVVKALSAAGAERLNLYPDPEARGLTRAVADRFGLDTDRVVTGNGSDELLAFCFHGFCPRGAVFADVTYGFYPVFCRMFGVPFETIPLREDFSLDVDDYRGRRETVFLANPNAPTGLALALPDVRRLLEQDRDRLTVVDEAYVDFGAESAAPLLDEYDNLLVIRTFSKSRQLAGARLAFALGSEPLAADLMTLKFGFNPYSVNAQALAAGEAALKDEAYFERTRREIMRNRDTLQEGLRELGAEVVPSKANFVFTRPPADAASLHRILRERGILVRHFPDEPGRPARTGAWLRVSVGTAEQVGAFLDALRDILRDMRRGTADAAL; translated from the coding sequence ATGACGCGGCATTTCCTGGACCCCAAGCTCGCGGGACTTGTCCGCTACGTTCCCGGCGAGGTGCCGCGGGATGGGCGGCCCGTGATCAAGCTGAACACCAACGAGAACCCCTTTCCGCCCTCTCCGGCCGTGGTGAAGGCGCTTTCCGCCGCCGGGGCGGAGAGGCTGAACCTCTACCCGGACCCCGAGGCTCGGGGCCTGACCCGCGCCGTCGCAGACCGCTTCGGCCTCGATACGGACCGGGTCGTCACCGGGAACGGGAGCGACGAGCTGCTCGCCTTCTGCTTTCACGGGTTCTGCCCGAGGGGGGCCGTCTTCGCCGACGTCACCTACGGGTTCTATCCCGTATTCTGCCGGATGTTCGGGGTGCCCTTCGAGACCATCCCGCTCCGGGAGGATTTTTCCCTGGATGTCGACGACTACCGGGGCCGCAGGGAGACGGTCTTTCTGGCCAACCCCAACGCACCGACCGGTCTGGCCCTGGCGCTTCCCGACGTCCGGAGGCTGCTGGAGCAGGACCGGGACCGCCTGACGGTCGTCGACGAGGCCTACGTCGACTTCGGGGCGGAGTCCGCCGCCCCCCTGCTGGACGAGTACGACAACCTGCTGGTGATCCGGACCTTCTCGAAGTCGCGCCAGCTCGCCGGGGCCCGGCTGGCCTTCGCCCTCGGGTCAGAGCCGCTCGCGGCCGATCTCATGACGCTGAAGTTCGGCTTCAACCCTTATAGCGTCAACGCTCAGGCCCTGGCGGCGGGTGAAGCGGCCTTGAAGGACGAGGCGTACTTCGAGCGTACCCGGCGGGAGATCATGAGGAACCGCGATACCCTCCAGGAGGGGCTGCGGGAACTCGGCGCGGAGGTCGTTCCCTCGAAGGCGAACTTCGTCTTCACGCGGCCTCCGGCGGACGCCGCTTCGCTCCACCGTATCCTGAGGGAGCGGGGCATTCTGGTGCGCCACTTTCCGGATGAGCCCGGCAGGCCCGCACGGACCGGGGCCTGGCTCCGCGTATCCGTGGGGACGGCCGAACAGGTGGGGGCGTTTCTGGACGCCCTCCGGGACATCCTGCGGGATAT